A region of uncultured Carboxylicivirga sp. DNA encodes the following proteins:
- the amrS gene encoding AmmeMemoRadiSam system radical SAM enzyme, which produces MKEASFYISKLNKVKCVLCPHTCVLEEGQIGLCRVRQNIEGTLFSLSYGMVSAMHVDPIEKKPLYHFLPGSKSFSISTNGCVLSCLNCQNWQISQNSVDEHSAQKLAPESIVKMVLDTNCESISYTYTDPVVFYEFMLDVAEKAKDHGVKNVLVSSGYMNSRPLNNLLPYIDGANIDLKCFDDKIYNKLNGGSLKPVLKALQLINDSDTWLEITNLIIPGWTDDVNMIEKMCRWLVKEGFGQVPLHFSRFVPTYHLSDLNLTSLEVLLKARQIAAEVGMKYVYIGNVHKQNVSSTFCPNCKTEMINRDGGIRIANLRSDGSCHICGDRIDGVWE; this is translated from the coding sequence GTAAGGCAAAATATAGAGGGAACCCTTTTTTCTTTATCGTATGGAATGGTTTCTGCAATGCATGTTGATCCTATTGAGAAAAAACCACTTTATCACTTTCTGCCCGGTAGCAAGTCGTTTTCAATCAGTACCAATGGTTGTGTATTATCCTGTTTGAATTGTCAAAACTGGCAAATTTCACAAAATTCTGTCGATGAGCATAGTGCACAAAAGTTAGCACCTGAATCGATCGTCAAGATGGTATTGGATACAAATTGCGAGAGTATCTCATATACTTATACTGATCCGGTGGTTTTTTACGAATTTATGTTGGATGTTGCAGAAAAGGCAAAAGATCATGGAGTAAAAAATGTCTTGGTTTCATCTGGTTATATGAACTCCAGACCTTTGAATAATTTGTTGCCATATATAGATGGAGCTAATATTGATTTGAAGTGTTTTGATGATAAAATATATAACAAATTAAATGGAGGATCACTTAAGCCTGTATTGAAAGCATTGCAGTTGATTAATGATTCTGATACCTGGCTTGAAATAACCAATTTGATTATACCTGGATGGACAGATGATGTCAATATGATTGAAAAGATGTGCAGATGGCTTGTAAAAGAAGGTTTTGGACAGGTGCCCCTTCATTTTAGCCGTTTTGTTCCAACATATCATCTTTCAGATTTAAATTTGACATCATTGGAGGTTCTTTTGAAGGCCAGGCAAATAGCAGCAGAAGTCGGCATGAAATATGTTTATATAGGAAATGTGCACAAACAGAATGTTTCTTCAACCTTTTGTCCGAATTGCAAGACAGAAATGATTAATCGTGATGGAGGCATAAGGATCGCTAACTTAAGAAGTGATGGAAGTTGCCATATTTGTGGAGATAGAATTGATGGAGTTTGGGAGTGA